From the Serratia nematodiphila DZ0503SBS1 genome, one window contains:
- a CDS encoding class I SAM-dependent DNA methyltransferase has protein sequence MTEELASTIIPLYDAHAAAWERLRPTTLFERPWLDRFLQLTPANARLLDLGCGNGAPIAAYFIEQGYRVTGIDGAQAMIARCRQRFPQQEWRQMDMRQLNLATRFDGLLAWDSFFHLARDDQRRMFLLFRRHAKPNAALMFTSGPEDGVAIGNFEGQPLFHASLAPEEYTRLLQENGFRVVDHVVEDPACGGRTVWLAQSIE, from the coding sequence ATGACGGAAGAACTGGCGAGCACGATTATTCCGCTTTATGACGCACATGCCGCCGCCTGGGAACGCCTCAGACCCACCACGCTGTTTGAGCGGCCGTGGCTCGACCGCTTTTTACAGCTTACCCCGGCCAATGCGCGGCTGCTCGATCTCGGCTGCGGCAATGGCGCGCCGATCGCCGCCTATTTTATCGAACAAGGGTATCGAGTCACCGGCATCGACGGTGCGCAGGCGATGATCGCGCGCTGCCGGCAGCGTTTTCCACAGCAGGAGTGGCGGCAGATGGATATGCGCCAGCTGAATCTGGCGACAAGATTCGACGGCCTGCTGGCCTGGGACAGCTTCTTCCATTTGGCGCGCGACGATCAGCGCCGCATGTTTCTACTGTTCAGGCGGCACGCCAAGCCGAATGCCGCACTGATGTTCACCAGCGGCCCTGAAGACGGCGTGGCGATCGGCAATTTCGAAGGCCAGCCGCTGTTTCACGCCAGCCTGGCGCCTGAGGAGTATACGCGCTTGCTGCAGGAGAACGGCTTCCGCGTGGTTGATCATGTGGTGGAAGATCCCGCCTGCGGGGGAAGAACGGTCTGGTTGGCGCAAAGCATTGAGTGA
- a CDS encoding NAD(P)H-dependent oxidoreductase, translating into MKTLVVVTHPDMANSVVNKRWLEELRRYPALYTVHELHQAYPDWQIDVAKEQQLIEAHDNIVLQFPIYWFSSPPLLKKWLDDVLTYGWAYGSRSGYKMQNKKLALAVTAGVRAEDYAREGRYRYSLEEIFRPFEVTAGYVRADYASFFAFYGKEAASDGAAEQVQQHELDSSAQGYRAFLAALN; encoded by the coding sequence ATGAAAACCTTGGTGGTCGTGACCCATCCCGATATGGCGAACTCGGTGGTCAATAAACGTTGGCTGGAGGAACTGCGTCGCTATCCGGCGCTGTATACCGTGCACGAACTGCATCAGGCCTATCCGGACTGGCAGATCGACGTCGCCAAAGAACAGCAGTTGATTGAAGCCCATGACAACATCGTGCTGCAGTTCCCGATTTACTGGTTCAGCAGCCCGCCGCTGCTGAAAAAATGGCTGGACGACGTGCTCACCTACGGCTGGGCCTACGGTTCCCGCAGCGGCTATAAGATGCAGAACAAGAAACTGGCGCTGGCGGTCACGGCGGGCGTGCGCGCAGAAGATTACGCGCGTGAAGGGCGTTATCGCTACTCGCTGGAGGAAATCTTCCGGCCGTTTGAAGTCACCGCCGGTTACGTGCGGGCCGACTATGCTTCGTTCTTTGCCTTTTACGGCAAGGAAGCCGCTTCGGACGGGGCGGCAGAGCAGGTTCAGCAGCACGAGCTGGACAGCAGCGCGCAGGGCTATCGGGCATTTCTCGCTGCCCTGAATTAA
- a CDS encoding TonB-dependent copper receptor, which yields MFKPVYKKNAAARAITAAMPLFLLAGHAAQAHQHPADTQVNDGDVITVTAPLYSPLTIVTSPKTPRQPVPASDGSDYLKTIPGFSQIRNGGTNGDPVFRGMFGSRLKILTDGSEMLGACPSRMDAPTSYISPESFDLLTITKGPQTVLWGPGSSAGTVRFERERPRFDKPGVKGNASVLTGSNGRWDENIDASLGAEQGYLRVMANKSRSNDYQDGTNTRVPSRWDKWNGDLALGWTPDADTLLEVTMGRGNGEARYAGRSMDGSQFKRESLGMRVEKSNIGEVLDKLEAQVYYNYANHVMDNVTLRSPGSGGMGGHGGHSGMSMGGHGGHMMSSGMTMQLDRRTVGGRVMGTWQWQDVKLESGLDTQTNTHRSMSRGSWEKDAQFNSYGAFSELTWSTSEQDKLIGGARLDRTLVENFRNGGDAERSDTLPSGFMRLEHTLAELPLMLYAGVGYTERFPDYWELFSPKLGPNGSKDPFSSVKSEKTTQLDIGAQYNGKRFNGWVSAYLGRVDDFILFKYAPHNARLSQADNVNANIMGGEMGMGYQLSEHWKTDASLAYSWGKNTRDGRPLPQIPPLEARLGLTYEYGDWSGTGLWRLVSSQNRVAINEGNVVGKDFAESAGFGVLSANAAYKVNKNVKLSAGLDNILNKTYSEHLNLAGNSAFGYSANSAVNEPGRTLWAKVNVTF from the coding sequence ATGTTTAAACCCGTTTATAAAAAGAACGCCGCCGCCCGCGCCATCACCGCCGCCATGCCGCTGTTCCTGCTGGCTGGCCACGCGGCGCAGGCGCATCAGCACCCTGCCGACACACAGGTTAATGATGGCGACGTGATCACCGTCACCGCACCACTCTACTCTCCGCTGACCATCGTGACGTCACCGAAAACTCCGCGTCAGCCGGTGCCGGCCAGCGATGGCTCGGACTACCTGAAAACCATTCCCGGTTTTTCTCAGATCCGCAACGGCGGCACCAACGGCGATCCGGTGTTCCGCGGCATGTTCGGTTCGCGGTTGAAGATCCTCACCGACGGTTCGGAAATGCTGGGCGCCTGCCCATCGAGAATGGATGCGCCCACCTCTTACATCTCGCCGGAAAGTTTCGATCTGCTGACCATCACCAAAGGGCCGCAGACGGTGCTGTGGGGGCCGGGATCGTCGGCGGGCACCGTGCGTTTTGAGCGTGAACGCCCACGCTTCGACAAGCCGGGCGTCAAAGGCAACGCCAGCGTGCTGACCGGCTCCAACGGCCGCTGGGACGAGAATATCGACGCCAGCCTCGGCGCCGAGCAAGGTTACTTGCGGGTGATGGCCAACAAATCTCGTTCCAACGATTATCAGGACGGCACCAATACGCGCGTGCCGTCGCGCTGGGACAAGTGGAACGGCGATCTGGCGCTCGGCTGGACGCCGGATGCCGACACGCTGCTGGAAGTGACCATGGGGCGCGGCAACGGCGAAGCGCGCTATGCCGGCCGCAGCATGGACGGTTCGCAGTTCAAACGCGAAAGCCTGGGCATGCGGGTGGAAAAATCCAACATCGGCGAGGTGCTGGATAAGCTGGAAGCGCAGGTCTACTACAACTACGCCAACCACGTGATGGACAACGTCACCCTGCGCTCGCCGGGCAGCGGCGGCATGGGTGGGCACGGCGGCCATAGCGGCATGAGCATGGGCGGCCATGGCGGGCATATGATGTCCTCCGGCATGACGATGCAGCTCGATCGCCGTACCGTTGGCGGCCGCGTGATGGGCACCTGGCAGTGGCAGGACGTGAAGCTGGAAAGCGGCCTGGACACCCAAACCAACACCCATCGCAGCATGAGCCGCGGCAGCTGGGAAAAAGACGCCCAGTTCAACAGCTACGGCGCCTTCAGCGAACTGACCTGGTCCACCAGCGAACAGGATAAACTGATCGGCGGCGCGCGTCTCGATCGCACCCTGGTGGAAAACTTCCGCAACGGCGGCGATGCGGAGCGTTCCGACACCCTGCCGAGCGGCTTTATGCGCCTTGAGCACACGCTGGCCGAGCTGCCGCTGATGCTGTACGCCGGCGTCGGTTATACCGAGCGTTTCCCGGATTACTGGGAGCTGTTCTCGCCGAAGCTCGGCCCGAACGGCAGCAAGGATCCGTTCTCCAGCGTCAAGAGCGAGAAAACCACGCAGCTTGATATCGGCGCGCAGTACAACGGCAAGCGCTTCAACGGTTGGGTCTCCGCTTACCTGGGCCGCGTCGATGATTTCATCCTGTTCAAATACGCTCCGCACAACGCGCGCCTCAGCCAGGCCGACAACGTCAACGCCAACATCATGGGCGGCGAAATGGGCATGGGCTACCAGCTGAGCGAACACTGGAAAACCGACGCCAGCCTGGCCTACTCCTGGGGTAAAAACACCCGCGACGGCCGCCCGCTGCCGCAGATCCCGCCGCTGGAAGCGCGCCTGGGGCTGACCTACGAGTACGGCGACTGGAGCGGCACCGGCCTGTGGCGTCTGGTCAGCAGCCAAAACCGCGTGGCGATCAACGAAGGCAACGTGGTGGGCAAAGACTTTGCCGAAAGCGCCGGCTTCGGCGTGCTCTCCGCCAACGCCGCCTACAAGGTGAATAAAAACGTCAAGCTGAGCGCCGGTCTGGATAACATCCTGAACAAGACCTACAGCGAGCACCTCAACCTGGCAGGCAACAGCGCCTTCGGCTATTCGGCCAACAGCGCGGTGAATGAACCGGGCCGCACCCTGTGGGCCAAGGTTAACGTCACCTTCTAA
- a CDS encoding DUF2946 domain-containing protein: MFAILMLFIAPVISRSLEHARAGSAGTTVMADCGMDMPIHHEMHSPPPEPEKAAQPLMQHGGGHHNMAMMMDDSACGYCVLLLHAPLLDVSHAPLFWSLPLASRPPPIHYLVPLFAHVVHTELQPRAPPVSFL, translated from the coding sequence ATGTTTGCCATTCTGATGTTGTTCATTGCGCCGGTGATCTCGCGATCCCTGGAGCATGCGCGCGCCGGAAGTGCTGGAACGACCGTCATGGCGGATTGCGGCATGGATATGCCGATACATCACGAGATGCACTCGCCGCCGCCTGAACCTGAAAAAGCCGCGCAGCCGCTGATGCAGCACGGCGGCGGCCACCACAACATGGCGATGATGATGGACGACAGCGCCTGCGGCTACTGCGTGCTGTTGTTGCATGCGCCGCTGCTGGACGTGAGCCACGCCCCGCTGTTCTGGTCCCTGCCGCTGGCTTCACGCCCGCCGCCGATCCACTATCTCGTTCCCCTGTTTGCCCACGTCGTTCACACCGAATTACAGCCGCGCGCGCCGCCCGTCTCTTTCCTCTGA